One Rhizobium sp. NRK18 genomic window carries:
- a CDS encoding DUF1328 domain-containing protein — protein MLYYALVFLVIALVAAALGFGGIAGASVGIAKILFFVFIILFVLSLIFGGFRRGV, from the coding sequence ATGCTTTACTACGCCCTGGTATTTCTGGTTATCGCCCTTGTTGCAGCAGCCCTCGGTTTCGGCGGCATCGCCGGTGCATCGGTCGGCATCGCGAAGATCCTTTTCTTCGTCTTCATCATCCTGTTCGTCCTCTCGCTGATCTTCGGCGGGTTCCGCCGGGGCGTCTAA
- a CDS encoding NepR family anti-sigma factor, translated as MRKTDSRQVGGTAGGADASTDFAHDGIASKLKEFYGVLEDEGIPDNLVQLLEKLDAAEKAGAKVQTSKGTVDG; from the coding sequence ATGCGCAAAACAGATTCCAGACAAGTTGGCGGGACGGCCGGCGGGGCCGACGCGTCAACAGATTTCGCCCATGACGGCATAGCCTCCAAGCTCAAGGAGTTTTACGGGGTCCTCGAAGACGAGGGTATTCCCGACAACCTCGTTCAGCTCCTGGAAAAGCTTGATGCCGCCGAAAAGGCCGGCGCCAAAGTTCAGACTTCAAAGGGTACAGTCGATGGTTGA
- a CDS encoding sigma-70 family RNA polymerase sigma factor: MVDKTKAGFDFKSQLLTTIPSLRAFAVSLSGQHDRADDLVQETVVKAWSKQESFEPGTNLKAWLFTILRNEFYSQMRKKGREVSDPDDYYTSQMSVHPNQYGSVDMKDFLHALKQISEDQREAIVLVCASGFSYEEAAEICGCAVGTIKSRINRARSRLQELLGVSGEADYGPDAHSAAVIKQTLTA; encoded by the coding sequence ATGGTTGACAAGACCAAAGCCGGATTTGATTTCAAGAGCCAGCTGCTGACCACCATTCCCAGCTTGCGGGCGTTCGCCGTGTCATTGAGCGGCCAACACGATCGGGCGGACGACCTTGTCCAGGAGACCGTGGTGAAGGCATGGTCGAAGCAGGAATCGTTCGAGCCGGGCACCAATCTCAAGGCCTGGCTGTTTACCATTCTGCGCAACGAATTCTATTCTCAGATGCGGAAGAAGGGGCGGGAAGTTTCCGATCCCGACGATTATTATACCTCGCAGATGTCCGTCCACCCAAACCAGTACGGATCCGTCGACATGAAGGATTTCCTGCATGCGCTGAAACAGATCAGTGAAGATCAGCGCGAAGCGATCGTCCTGGTCTGCGCGTCCGGTTTTTCCTACGAGGAAGCGGCCGAGATCTGCGGTTGCGCGGTCGGCACCATCAAGAGCCGCATCAACCGGGCAAGAAGCCGCCTTCAGGAACTTCTCGGCGTCAGCGGTGAAGCAGATTATGGCCCGGACGCCCATAGCGCTGCCGTCATCAAGCAGACTCTGACCGCGTAA